A single region of the Eleginops maclovinus isolate JMC-PN-2008 ecotype Puerto Natales chromosome 4, JC_Emac_rtc_rv5, whole genome shotgun sequence genome encodes:
- the trpm7 gene encoding transient receptor potential cation channel subfamily M member 7 isoform X1 has protein sequence MFLYKALKHRDEEEDFQSQKPWIESTFTRRECVYILPVSKDPHRCLPGCQICQQLVRCCCGRLVRQHVGFTASLATKYSDVKLGENPNLPELEWTVEKHTEASPTDAYGVINFQGGSHSYRAKYVRVSHDTRPESILRLMLKEWHMELPKILISVHGGVQNFELHPRIKQVVGKGLIKAAVTTGAWILTGGVNTGVAKHVGDALKEHCSRSSKKICTIGIAPWGVLENRNDLIGRDIIAPYQTLLNPLSKLNVLNNLHSHFLLVDDGTVGRYGAEVQLRRDLEKHINLQRIHARIGQGVPVVALIFEGGPNVILTVLEYLQESPPVPVVVCEGTGRAADILAYVHKQTEEGGRLPDGVETDIIATIKKTFNFSQSDAIHLFQTLMECMKSKELITVFHISSEDHQDIDVAILRALLQGTNASAFDQLVLTLAWDRVDIAKNHVFVYGQQLLVSSLEQAMLDALVMDRVDFVKLLIENGVSMHRFLTISRLEELYNTKQPPNNPTLLHLVRDVKQSHLPPNYKITLIDVGLVIEYLMGGTYRCNYTRKRFRIIYNNLHGSNRRSGRHTAGPGSHLRKNHESFSMQADKKEKTRHNHFIKTAQPYKPKLESSVEQNKKRSKEEIVDIDDPETRRFPYPFNELLVWAVLMKRQKMSLFFWQHGEENMAKALVACKLSRSMGYEAKKSDVVDDTSEELKEYSNEFGTLAVDLLEESFRQDETMAMKLLTYELKNWSNSTCLKLAVSSHLRPFVAHTCTQFLLSDMWMGRLNMRKNSWYKVILSILVPPAILLLEYKSKAEMAHIPQSQDDHQITMEDSEHNFQNVAEDIQMDVFKEARSHDHVETKSDIDTQIRSRKLPLTRKIYAFYHAPIVKFWSNTLFYLGFLMFYSYVVLVRMPQEPSPQEWVVILYIFTSAIEKIREMFMSEAGKISQKIKVWFSDYFNVSDFLAIVTFFIGFGLRLAGGGAFIPGRTVYCLNIIFWYVRLLDILAVNQQAGPYVMMIAKMVANMFYIVVIMAIVLLSYGVPRKAILYPQEEPSWSLAKDVVFQPYWMMYGEVYAYEIDVCANTTENSVKALCGAGVWLTPLLQAVYLFVQYILMVNLLIAFFNNVYLQVKSISNLVWKYQRYHFIMAYHEKPVLPPPFILLCHIYSLFCMCRKRKKEHTYGPKLFLTEEDQKKLHDFEEQCVETYFHEKDDQFHSGSEERIRLTSERVETMCMQLKEVGNKVNFIKRSLHTLDSQIGHLQDLSALTVDTLKTLTAQRASEASKVHNQITRELSLSKNVVPSIGPVASDTGPHSKSSMMGKHSVGLDPTMNPALSPERRGLFGLGHFAAEAVFPGSSGAFVQSAMAISPRALRGHSHKLTRPQEPGFSDFPSSLPNVPSPGAQFHLSSTPTQPSGSSHPELALARLYQPASATVEFGAFVGHKDSLDLQLSAPKETSSTQQSPVTETRLQLSACALPISHAHMRAVNSYAGFTEFDREPAFLQPESTLTKRDRSRVSAEDILTHEDPGPAVLERAQVKSAQASSLRTPVEDSPNVVTAAAVSLYTPRHSHLGGRKDSIGSPFKPIESYMYSAVERNNLMRLSQSIPFTPVPPRGEPVTVYRLEESSPNTINNSMSSWAQRGLCAKIEFLSKEEMGGGLRRALKVLCTWSEYDILKPGHLYIVKSFLPEVVQTWQSIYKEDTVLHLCLREIQQQRAAQKLTFAFNQIRPKTIPYSPRFLEVYLLYCHSAGQWFAIEECITGEFRKFNNNNGDEIVPTNLLEETMLAFSHWTYEYTRGELLVLDLQGVGEILTDPSVITSGEKGSYDMIFGPANLGDDAIRNFRSKHHCNSCCKKLKLPDIKRNDYTPDKVTFPQDDPPNPGGGVKEARQSMRQML, from the exons ATGTTCCTTTACAAAGCCCTTAAAcacagagatgaagaggaggactTCCAG TCCCAGAAACCCTGGATAGAAAGCACTTTCACCAGGCGGGAATGTGTGTACATACTTCCAGTGTCAAAGGACCCCCACAG ATGCCTTCCAGGATGCCAGATTTGCCAACAGCTAGTCCG ATGCTGCTGTGGGCGGCTGGTGCGGCAGCATGTTGGCTTCACGGCCAGCTTGGCCACGAAGTACTCGGACGTGAAGTTGGGTGAGAACCCCAACCTCCCTGAGCTGGAGTGGACggtggaaaaacacacagaggccaGCCCCACTGACGCCTATGGTGTCATCAACTTCCAGGGAGGGTCTCACTCATACAGAGCCAAG tatgtgCGTGTGTCCCACGACACGCGGCCGGAGAGCATCCTGCGGCTGATGCTGAAGGAGTGGCATATGGAGCTTCCTAAGATCCTCATCTCTGTCCATGGAGGAGTTCAGAACTTCGAGCTGCATCCACGCATCAAGCAGGTGGTGGGCAAGGGCCTCATCAAAGCTGCAGTCACCACCGGGGCCTGGATCCTCACCGGGGGGGTCAACACAG GTGTGGCAAAGCATGTGGGAGACGCTCTCAAAGAACACTGTTCAAGATCATCAAAGAAAATTTGCACTATCGGGATTGCACCCTGGGGAGTCCTTGAGAACCGGAATGATCTCATTGGCCGAGAC ATCATCGCTCCGTATCAGACGCTGCTGAACCCTCTCAGCAAACTAAACGTTCTCAACAATCTGCATTCCCATTTCCTCCTTGTGGATGATGGGACAGTGGGCAGGTACGGCGCTGAGGTCCAACTGCGGCGAGACCTGGAGAAACACATCAACCTCCAAAGAATACACGCCC GAATTGGTCAGGGGGTTCCTGTTGTGGCGCTGATCTTTGAGGGAGGTCCCAATGTGATCCTGACGGTGCTGGAGTACCTGCAGGAGAGCCCTCCTGTCCCAGTGGTGGTGTGTGAGGGGACCGGCCGTGCTGCTGATATTCTGGCCTACGTCCACAAGCAGACCGAGGAGGGAgg ACGTCTTCCTGATGGTGTGGAGACTGACATCATCGCCACCATCAAGAAAACTTTCAACTTCAGCCAAAGCGATGCCATCCATCTGTTTCAGACTCTGATGGAGTGCATGAAGAGCAAAGAATTG ATCACTGTGTTTCACATCAGCTCTGAGGATCACCAGGACATCGACGTAGCCATTCTGAGGGCTTTACTCCAAG GCACAAATGCGTCTGCCTTCGATCAGCTGGTCCTGACTCTGGCCTGGGACCGGGTTGACATTGCCAAGaatcatgtgtttgtgtacggACAGCAGCTCCTG GTGAGCTCTCTGGAGCAAGCAATGCTGGATGCCCTCGTGATGGACAGGGTGGATTTTGTGAAGTTGCTCATAGAAAACGGCGTCAGCATGCACCGCTTCCTGACAATCAGCCGGCTGGAGGAGCTCTACAACACG AAACAACCTCCCAACAACCCAACTCTCCTCCACCTGGTCAGAGATGTTAAACAG AGTCATCTGCCTCCAAACTATAAGATCACATTAATTGACGTGGGCCTGGTTATTGAGTATCTGATGGGTGGGACTTACAGGTGCAACTACACCAGGAAGCGCTTCCGAATAATTTACAATAATCTTCATGGCAGCAATAGG AGGTCGGGGCGCCACACCGCGGGTCCTGGTTCTCATTTGAGGAAAAATCACGAGTCCTTCAGCATGCAGGCCGACAAGAAGGAGAAGACGAGGCACAACCACTTCATCAAAACTGCACAGCCATACAAACCTAAG CTTGAGTCTTCCGTcgagcaaaacaaaaagagaagcaAAGAAGAGATTGTGGACATTGACGACCCGGAGACGCGGCGGTTCCCCTACCCTTTCAACGAGCTGCTGGTGTGGGCCGTGCTGATGAAGAGGCAGAAAATGTCGCTGTTCTTCTGGCAGCACGGCGAGGAGAACATGGCCAAGGCACTGGTGGCCTGCAAGCTCTCTCGATCTATGGGCTACGAGGCCAAGAAGAGCGACGTGGTGGACGACACCTCCGAGGAGCTCAAGGAGTACTCAAA TGAGTTCGGGACGTTAGCAGTGGACCTGCTGGAGGAGTCGTTCAGGCAGGATGAGACCATGGCCATGAAGCTGCTCACCTACGAGCTGAAGAACTGGAGCAACTCCACATGTCTGAAGCTGGCCGTCTCCTCACACCTGCGGCCCTTTGTGGCTCACACCTGCACCCAGTTTCTGCTGTCTGACATGTGGATGGGACGGCTGAACATGCGCAAGAACTCCTGGTACAAG GTGATTCTGAGCATCTTGGTGCCTCCGGCCATCCTCCTCCTGGAGTACAAGTCCAAGGCGGAGATGGCTCACATCCCTCAGAGTCAGGACGACCATCAGATCACCATGGAGGACAGCGAACACAACTTCCAGAACGTCGCTGAAGACATCCAAATG GATGTCTTCAAGGAGGCCAGATCCCACGACCACGTGGAGACAAAGAGCGACATAGACACACAAATTCGCTCCAGGAAGCTGCCCCTTACCAGGAAAATATATGCCTTCTACCACGCTCCCATTGTCAAGTTCTGGTCCAACACG CTCTTCTATCTGGGCTTCCTGATGTTCTACTCGTACGTGGTCCTGGTGAGAATGCCTCAGGAGCCTTCTCCTCAGGAGTGGGTCGTCATCCTCTACATATTCACCTCTGCCATTGAGAAAATTCGAGAG atgtTTATGTCTGAAGCGGGCAAAATAAGCCAGAAGATAAAGGTGTGGTTCAGTGACTATTTTAATGTGTCCGACTTTCTGGCCATTGTGACCTTTTTTATCGGCTTTGGCCTGAGACTGGCTGGAGGCGGTGCCTTCATCCCCGGCAGGACGGTGTATTGTCTCAATATCATCTTCTGGTACGTGCGCCTCTTGGATATCCTGGCTGTCAACCAGCAGGCTGGACCGTACGTCATGATGATCGCCAAAATG GTGGCgaacatgttttatattgtggTAATAATGGCTATAGTCCTGCTGAGCTATGGCGTACCCCGGAAAGCCATTCTGTATCCACAAGAGGAGCCCAGCTGGTCGCTGGCCAAAGATGTGGTCTTCCAGCCGTACTGGATGATGTACGGGGAAGTGTATGCCTATGAAATCGATG TGTGTGCCAATACTACCGAAAACTCAGTAAAGGCACTGTGTGGCGCGGGAGTGTGGCTGACTCCTCTCCTACAAGCGGTCTACCTctttgtacagtatatactaATGGTCAACCTTCTCATCGCCTTCTTCAA caATGTGTACCTGCAAGTGAAGTCCATTTCTAACCTGGTGTGGAAGTACCAGCGCTACCACTTCATTATGGCCTACCACGAGAAGCCTGTCCTCCCACcccccttcatcctcctctgcCATATCTACTCCCTCTTCTGTATGTGTaggaagagaaagaaggagCATACCTACGGACCAA AGCTGTTTCTCACAGAAGAAGACCAAAAGAAGCTCCATGATTTTGAGGAGCAGTGTGTGGAGACGTACTTTCATGAAAAGGATGATCAGTTTCACTCGGGGAGTGAGGAGCGCATCCGTCTTACCTCGGAAAG GGTTGAGACCATGTGTATGCAGTTGAAGGAAGTTGGGAACAAAGTCAACTTCATAAAGCGCTCTTTGCACACTCTGGACTCTCAGATCGGACACCTGCAGGACCTCTCGGCTCTGACTGTGGACACGCTGAAGACCCTCACTGCTCAGAGGGCGTCAGAGGCCAGCAAGGTCCACAATCAGATCACCCGGGAGCTCAGCCTCTCAAAGAACGTCGTCCCAAGCATTGGGCCTGTGGCTTCAGATACCGGCCCTCACTCCAAATCATCCATGATGGGCAAACACAGTGTTGGGCTGGACCCCACCATGAACCCAGCGTTGAGTCCAGAGAGGAGGGGGTTGTTTGGGCTTGGGCACTTTGCTGCAGAAGCAGTCTTCCCAGGCAGCTCCGGTGCCTTTGTCCAAAGTGCTATGGCCATTTCTCCTCGGGCTCTGCGCGGCCACTCTCATAAACTGACCCGTCCACAGGAGCCGGGCTTTTCTGACTTTCCATCCAGCCTGCCCAACGTGCCCTCACCAGGGGCCCAGTTCCACCTCAGCAGCACCCCAACCCAGCCCAGTGGCTCCAGCCACCCAGAACTCGCCCTAGCTAGGCTTTACCAGCCAGCCAGCGCCACTGTAGAGTTTGGGGCGTTTGTGG GACATAAAGACAGTTTGGACCTCCAGCTCTCGGCACCCAAAGAGACCTCCAGCACGCAGCAGAGCCCGGTCACAGAGACCAGACTGCAGCTGAGTGCATGT GCTCTGCCTATAAGTCACGCTCACATGAGAGCAGTCAACTCCTACGCCGGCTTCACAGAGTTCGACAGAGAACCAGCTTTCCTCCAGCCTGAATCTA CTCTGACAAAGAGGGACAGGAGCCGAGTGTCCGCTGAAGACATCCTCACCCACGAGGACCCCGGGCCTGCAGTCCTG GAGAGAGCTCAGGTCAAATCAGCCCAAGCCAGCAGCCT ACGAACCCCAGTGGAAGATTCACCAAACG TGGtaacagcagctgcagtgtcTCTCTACACGCCTCGACACAGCCACCTGGGAGGCAGGAAGGACT CTATTGGCTCACCATTCAAGCCCATAGAGAGCTACATGTACTCAG CGGTGGAGCGCAACAACCTGATGAGGCTGTCTCAGAGTATCCCCTTCACCCCGGTGCCCCCTAGAG gaGAGCCGGTGACTGTGTACCGGCTGGAGGAGAGCTCCCCCAACACCATCAACAACAGCATGTCTTCCTGGGCCCAGCGGGGCCTCTGTGCCAAAATAGAGTTTCTCAGCAAGGAGGAGATGGGCGGAGGACTCAGACGGGCCCTGAAGGTGCTCTGCACATGGTCAGAGTACGACATCCTCAAACCAGGACATTTGTATATAGTCAAATCCTTCCTTCCGGAGGTGGTCCAGACCTGGCAGAGCATCTACAAGGAGGACACCGTGCTGCACCTTTGTCTCAGG GAAATTCAACAGCAGCGCGCTGCTCAGAAGCTGACATTTGCCTTCAACCAAATCAGGCCGAAGACGATCCCTTACTCACCGAG GTTCCTAGAGGTGTATCTGCTCTACTGTCACTCTGCCGGACAGTGGTTTGCGATAGAGGAGTGCATAACTGGAGAGTTCCGGaagttcaacaacaacaacggaGATGAGATCGTCCCCACCAACCTGCTGGAGGAAACCATGCTGGCCTTCAGCCACTGGACCTACGAGTACACCAGGGGGGAGCTGCTGGTGCTCGACCTGCAGG gggttGGCGAGATTCTGACAGATCCATCCGTTATTACAAGTGGTGAGAAGGG ATCCTATGATATGATTTTTGGACCGGCCAACCTGGGGGATGATGCCATCAGGAATTTCAGATCCAAACACCACTGCAACTCCTGCTGCAAGAAACTCAAACTCCCAG
- the trpm7 gene encoding transient receptor potential cation channel subfamily M member 7 isoform X2, producing MSQKPWIESTFTRRECVYILPVSKDPHRCLPGCQICQQLVRCCCGRLVRQHVGFTASLATKYSDVKLGENPNLPELEWTVEKHTEASPTDAYGVINFQGGSHSYRAKYVRVSHDTRPESILRLMLKEWHMELPKILISVHGGVQNFELHPRIKQVVGKGLIKAAVTTGAWILTGGVNTGVAKHVGDALKEHCSRSSKKICTIGIAPWGVLENRNDLIGRDIIAPYQTLLNPLSKLNVLNNLHSHFLLVDDGTVGRYGAEVQLRRDLEKHINLQRIHARIGQGVPVVALIFEGGPNVILTVLEYLQESPPVPVVVCEGTGRAADILAYVHKQTEEGGRLPDGVETDIIATIKKTFNFSQSDAIHLFQTLMECMKSKELITVFHISSEDHQDIDVAILRALLQGTNASAFDQLVLTLAWDRVDIAKNHVFVYGQQLLVSSLEQAMLDALVMDRVDFVKLLIENGVSMHRFLTISRLEELYNTKQPPNNPTLLHLVRDVKQSHLPPNYKITLIDVGLVIEYLMGGTYRCNYTRKRFRIIYNNLHGSNRRSGRHTAGPGSHLRKNHESFSMQADKKEKTRHNHFIKTAQPYKPKLESSVEQNKKRSKEEIVDIDDPETRRFPYPFNELLVWAVLMKRQKMSLFFWQHGEENMAKALVACKLSRSMGYEAKKSDVVDDTSEELKEYSNEFGTLAVDLLEESFRQDETMAMKLLTYELKNWSNSTCLKLAVSSHLRPFVAHTCTQFLLSDMWMGRLNMRKNSWYKVILSILVPPAILLLEYKSKAEMAHIPQSQDDHQITMEDSEHNFQNVAEDIQMDVFKEARSHDHVETKSDIDTQIRSRKLPLTRKIYAFYHAPIVKFWSNTLFYLGFLMFYSYVVLVRMPQEPSPQEWVVILYIFTSAIEKIREMFMSEAGKISQKIKVWFSDYFNVSDFLAIVTFFIGFGLRLAGGGAFIPGRTVYCLNIIFWYVRLLDILAVNQQAGPYVMMIAKMVANMFYIVVIMAIVLLSYGVPRKAILYPQEEPSWSLAKDVVFQPYWMMYGEVYAYEIDVCANTTENSVKALCGAGVWLTPLLQAVYLFVQYILMVNLLIAFFNNVYLQVKSISNLVWKYQRYHFIMAYHEKPVLPPPFILLCHIYSLFCMCRKRKKEHTYGPKLFLTEEDQKKLHDFEEQCVETYFHEKDDQFHSGSEERIRLTSERVETMCMQLKEVGNKVNFIKRSLHTLDSQIGHLQDLSALTVDTLKTLTAQRASEASKVHNQITRELSLSKNVVPSIGPVASDTGPHSKSSMMGKHSVGLDPTMNPALSPERRGLFGLGHFAAEAVFPGSSGAFVQSAMAISPRALRGHSHKLTRPQEPGFSDFPSSLPNVPSPGAQFHLSSTPTQPSGSSHPELALARLYQPASATVEFGAFVGHKDSLDLQLSAPKETSSTQQSPVTETRLQLSACALPISHAHMRAVNSYAGFTEFDREPAFLQPESTLTKRDRSRVSAEDILTHEDPGPAVLERAQVKSAQASSLRTPVEDSPNVVTAAAVSLYTPRHSHLGGRKDSIGSPFKPIESYMYSAVERNNLMRLSQSIPFTPVPPRGEPVTVYRLEESSPNTINNSMSSWAQRGLCAKIEFLSKEEMGGGLRRALKVLCTWSEYDILKPGHLYIVKSFLPEVVQTWQSIYKEDTVLHLCLREIQQQRAAQKLTFAFNQIRPKTIPYSPRFLEVYLLYCHSAGQWFAIEECITGEFRKFNNNNGDEIVPTNLLEETMLAFSHWTYEYTRGELLVLDLQGVGEILTDPSVITSGEKGSYDMIFGPANLGDDAIRNFRSKHHCNSCCKKLKLPDIKRNDYTPDKVTFPQDDPPNPGGGVKEARQSMRQML from the exons TCCCAGAAACCCTGGATAGAAAGCACTTTCACCAGGCGGGAATGTGTGTACATACTTCCAGTGTCAAAGGACCCCCACAG ATGCCTTCCAGGATGCCAGATTTGCCAACAGCTAGTCCG ATGCTGCTGTGGGCGGCTGGTGCGGCAGCATGTTGGCTTCACGGCCAGCTTGGCCACGAAGTACTCGGACGTGAAGTTGGGTGAGAACCCCAACCTCCCTGAGCTGGAGTGGACggtggaaaaacacacagaggccaGCCCCACTGACGCCTATGGTGTCATCAACTTCCAGGGAGGGTCTCACTCATACAGAGCCAAG tatgtgCGTGTGTCCCACGACACGCGGCCGGAGAGCATCCTGCGGCTGATGCTGAAGGAGTGGCATATGGAGCTTCCTAAGATCCTCATCTCTGTCCATGGAGGAGTTCAGAACTTCGAGCTGCATCCACGCATCAAGCAGGTGGTGGGCAAGGGCCTCATCAAAGCTGCAGTCACCACCGGGGCCTGGATCCTCACCGGGGGGGTCAACACAG GTGTGGCAAAGCATGTGGGAGACGCTCTCAAAGAACACTGTTCAAGATCATCAAAGAAAATTTGCACTATCGGGATTGCACCCTGGGGAGTCCTTGAGAACCGGAATGATCTCATTGGCCGAGAC ATCATCGCTCCGTATCAGACGCTGCTGAACCCTCTCAGCAAACTAAACGTTCTCAACAATCTGCATTCCCATTTCCTCCTTGTGGATGATGGGACAGTGGGCAGGTACGGCGCTGAGGTCCAACTGCGGCGAGACCTGGAGAAACACATCAACCTCCAAAGAATACACGCCC GAATTGGTCAGGGGGTTCCTGTTGTGGCGCTGATCTTTGAGGGAGGTCCCAATGTGATCCTGACGGTGCTGGAGTACCTGCAGGAGAGCCCTCCTGTCCCAGTGGTGGTGTGTGAGGGGACCGGCCGTGCTGCTGATATTCTGGCCTACGTCCACAAGCAGACCGAGGAGGGAgg ACGTCTTCCTGATGGTGTGGAGACTGACATCATCGCCACCATCAAGAAAACTTTCAACTTCAGCCAAAGCGATGCCATCCATCTGTTTCAGACTCTGATGGAGTGCATGAAGAGCAAAGAATTG ATCACTGTGTTTCACATCAGCTCTGAGGATCACCAGGACATCGACGTAGCCATTCTGAGGGCTTTACTCCAAG GCACAAATGCGTCTGCCTTCGATCAGCTGGTCCTGACTCTGGCCTGGGACCGGGTTGACATTGCCAAGaatcatgtgtttgtgtacggACAGCAGCTCCTG GTGAGCTCTCTGGAGCAAGCAATGCTGGATGCCCTCGTGATGGACAGGGTGGATTTTGTGAAGTTGCTCATAGAAAACGGCGTCAGCATGCACCGCTTCCTGACAATCAGCCGGCTGGAGGAGCTCTACAACACG AAACAACCTCCCAACAACCCAACTCTCCTCCACCTGGTCAGAGATGTTAAACAG AGTCATCTGCCTCCAAACTATAAGATCACATTAATTGACGTGGGCCTGGTTATTGAGTATCTGATGGGTGGGACTTACAGGTGCAACTACACCAGGAAGCGCTTCCGAATAATTTACAATAATCTTCATGGCAGCAATAGG AGGTCGGGGCGCCACACCGCGGGTCCTGGTTCTCATTTGAGGAAAAATCACGAGTCCTTCAGCATGCAGGCCGACAAGAAGGAGAAGACGAGGCACAACCACTTCATCAAAACTGCACAGCCATACAAACCTAAG CTTGAGTCTTCCGTcgagcaaaacaaaaagagaagcaAAGAAGAGATTGTGGACATTGACGACCCGGAGACGCGGCGGTTCCCCTACCCTTTCAACGAGCTGCTGGTGTGGGCCGTGCTGATGAAGAGGCAGAAAATGTCGCTGTTCTTCTGGCAGCACGGCGAGGAGAACATGGCCAAGGCACTGGTGGCCTGCAAGCTCTCTCGATCTATGGGCTACGAGGCCAAGAAGAGCGACGTGGTGGACGACACCTCCGAGGAGCTCAAGGAGTACTCAAA TGAGTTCGGGACGTTAGCAGTGGACCTGCTGGAGGAGTCGTTCAGGCAGGATGAGACCATGGCCATGAAGCTGCTCACCTACGAGCTGAAGAACTGGAGCAACTCCACATGTCTGAAGCTGGCCGTCTCCTCACACCTGCGGCCCTTTGTGGCTCACACCTGCACCCAGTTTCTGCTGTCTGACATGTGGATGGGACGGCTGAACATGCGCAAGAACTCCTGGTACAAG GTGATTCTGAGCATCTTGGTGCCTCCGGCCATCCTCCTCCTGGAGTACAAGTCCAAGGCGGAGATGGCTCACATCCCTCAGAGTCAGGACGACCATCAGATCACCATGGAGGACAGCGAACACAACTTCCAGAACGTCGCTGAAGACATCCAAATG GATGTCTTCAAGGAGGCCAGATCCCACGACCACGTGGAGACAAAGAGCGACATAGACACACAAATTCGCTCCAGGAAGCTGCCCCTTACCAGGAAAATATATGCCTTCTACCACGCTCCCATTGTCAAGTTCTGGTCCAACACG CTCTTCTATCTGGGCTTCCTGATGTTCTACTCGTACGTGGTCCTGGTGAGAATGCCTCAGGAGCCTTCTCCTCAGGAGTGGGTCGTCATCCTCTACATATTCACCTCTGCCATTGAGAAAATTCGAGAG atgtTTATGTCTGAAGCGGGCAAAATAAGCCAGAAGATAAAGGTGTGGTTCAGTGACTATTTTAATGTGTCCGACTTTCTGGCCATTGTGACCTTTTTTATCGGCTTTGGCCTGAGACTGGCTGGAGGCGGTGCCTTCATCCCCGGCAGGACGGTGTATTGTCTCAATATCATCTTCTGGTACGTGCGCCTCTTGGATATCCTGGCTGTCAACCAGCAGGCTGGACCGTACGTCATGATGATCGCCAAAATG GTGGCgaacatgttttatattgtggTAATAATGGCTATAGTCCTGCTGAGCTATGGCGTACCCCGGAAAGCCATTCTGTATCCACAAGAGGAGCCCAGCTGGTCGCTGGCCAAAGATGTGGTCTTCCAGCCGTACTGGATGATGTACGGGGAAGTGTATGCCTATGAAATCGATG TGTGTGCCAATACTACCGAAAACTCAGTAAAGGCACTGTGTGGCGCGGGAGTGTGGCTGACTCCTCTCCTACAAGCGGTCTACCTctttgtacagtatatactaATGGTCAACCTTCTCATCGCCTTCTTCAA caATGTGTACCTGCAAGTGAAGTCCATTTCTAACCTGGTGTGGAAGTACCAGCGCTACCACTTCATTATGGCCTACCACGAGAAGCCTGTCCTCCCACcccccttcatcctcctctgcCATATCTACTCCCTCTTCTGTATGTGTaggaagagaaagaaggagCATACCTACGGACCAA AGCTGTTTCTCACAGAAGAAGACCAAAAGAAGCTCCATGATTTTGAGGAGCAGTGTGTGGAGACGTACTTTCATGAAAAGGATGATCAGTTTCACTCGGGGAGTGAGGAGCGCATCCGTCTTACCTCGGAAAG GGTTGAGACCATGTGTATGCAGTTGAAGGAAGTTGGGAACAAAGTCAACTTCATAAAGCGCTCTTTGCACACTCTGGACTCTCAGATCGGACACCTGCAGGACCTCTCGGCTCTGACTGTGGACACGCTGAAGACCCTCACTGCTCAGAGGGCGTCAGAGGCCAGCAAGGTCCACAATCAGATCACCCGGGAGCTCAGCCTCTCAAAGAACGTCGTCCCAAGCATTGGGCCTGTGGCTTCAGATACCGGCCCTCACTCCAAATCATCCATGATGGGCAAACACAGTGTTGGGCTGGACCCCACCATGAACCCAGCGTTGAGTCCAGAGAGGAGGGGGTTGTTTGGGCTTGGGCACTTTGCTGCAGAAGCAGTCTTCCCAGGCAGCTCCGGTGCCTTTGTCCAAAGTGCTATGGCCATTTCTCCTCGGGCTCTGCGCGGCCACTCTCATAAACTGACCCGTCCACAGGAGCCGGGCTTTTCTGACTTTCCATCCAGCCTGCCCAACGTGCCCTCACCAGGGGCCCAGTTCCACCTCAGCAGCACCCCAACCCAGCCCAGTGGCTCCAGCCACCCAGAACTCGCCCTAGCTAGGCTTTACCAGCCAGCCAGCGCCACTGTAGAGTTTGGGGCGTTTGTGG GACATAAAGACAGTTTGGACCTCCAGCTCTCGGCACCCAAAGAGACCTCCAGCACGCAGCAGAGCCCGGTCACAGAGACCAGACTGCAGCTGAGTGCATGT GCTCTGCCTATAAGTCACGCTCACATGAGAGCAGTCAACTCCTACGCCGGCTTCACAGAGTTCGACAGAGAACCAGCTTTCCTCCAGCCTGAATCTA CTCTGACAAAGAGGGACAGGAGCCGAGTGTCCGCTGAAGACATCCTCACCCACGAGGACCCCGGGCCTGCAGTCCTG GAGAGAGCTCAGGTCAAATCAGCCCAAGCCAGCAGCCT ACGAACCCCAGTGGAAGATTCACCAAACG TGGtaacagcagctgcagtgtcTCTCTACACGCCTCGACACAGCCACCTGGGAGGCAGGAAGGACT CTATTGGCTCACCATTCAAGCCCATAGAGAGCTACATGTACTCAG CGGTGGAGCGCAACAACCTGATGAGGCTGTCTCAGAGTATCCCCTTCACCCCGGTGCCCCCTAGAG gaGAGCCGGTGACTGTGTACCGGCTGGAGGAGAGCTCCCCCAACACCATCAACAACAGCATGTCTTCCTGGGCCCAGCGGGGCCTCTGTGCCAAAATAGAGTTTCTCAGCAAGGAGGAGATGGGCGGAGGACTCAGACGGGCCCTGAAGGTGCTCTGCACATGGTCAGAGTACGACATCCTCAAACCAGGACATTTGTATATAGTCAAATCCTTCCTTCCGGAGGTGGTCCAGACCTGGCAGAGCATCTACAAGGAGGACACCGTGCTGCACCTTTGTCTCAGG GAAATTCAACAGCAGCGCGCTGCTCAGAAGCTGACATTTGCCTTCAACCAAATCAGGCCGAAGACGATCCCTTACTCACCGAG GTTCCTAGAGGTGTATCTGCTCTACTGTCACTCTGCCGGACAGTGGTTTGCGATAGAGGAGTGCATAACTGGAGAGTTCCGGaagttcaacaacaacaacggaGATGAGATCGTCCCCACCAACCTGCTGGAGGAAACCATGCTGGCCTTCAGCCACTGGACCTACGAGTACACCAGGGGGGAGCTGCTGGTGCTCGACCTGCAGG gggttGGCGAGATTCTGACAGATCCATCCGTTATTACAAGTGGTGAGAAGGG ATCCTATGATATGATTTTTGGACCGGCCAACCTGGGGGATGATGCCATCAGGAATTTCAGATCCAAACACCACTGCAACTCCTGCTGCAAGAAACTCAAACTCCCAG